A single region of the Lycium barbarum isolate Lr01 chromosome 2, ASM1917538v2, whole genome shotgun sequence genome encodes:
- the LOC132622218 gene encoding uncharacterized protein LOC132622218, translated as MGSCISKCNPRKDPQEDDDHPECVKDKLVISQAPISPKILLHSFPSSTIQQPRKLISSSPSSSSSSCSVSLSSFSSTATNVTLSSSLSSSSSSSSLACFKDRSFSNDFLLSCAQEHDHILDIKKNKATNCVSYQNTSNMSTSGKKYSRSPSSSSSSTLSKPPSPRRECNSTTTPKKRPRANSPTMVRQKSFRKEPDQQLIKGGTIGNNASNITSTYHHSPSTRTTLKSPSPSRRFASNSNGENSFRKSIASKGNNGSVLSRSSSLRRENNLTPKREGKMRNAIPVSPKIDEMEIGEVKSSGQDLDSLLMEDINNPLIALDCFIFL; from the coding sequence ATGGGTTCTTGCATTAGTAAATGCAACCCCCGAAAAGATCCCCAAGAAGATGATGATCACCCTGAATGTGTTAAAGATAAACTTGTGATTTCACAAGCTCCGATATCTCCAAAAATTCTTCTTCATTCTTTTCCTTCTTCAACTATCCAACAACCTCGAAAACTCatctcttcttctccttcttcgtcCTCTTCTTCTTGTTCGGTATCTCTTTCATCGTTTTCCTCTACAGCAACTAACGTTACATTATCTTCATCTTTGTCGTCATCATCTTCCTCTTCTTCATTAGCTTGTTTCAAGGATCGTTCTTTCTCGAACGATTTCTTGTTGTCTTGTGCACAAGAACACGACCATATACTTGAcatcaagaaaaacaaagcaacTAATTGTGTTAGTTATCAAAATACGTCAAACATGTCTACAAGTGGCAAGAAATACTCGCGGtcaccgtcatcatcatcatcctccacTTTGTCGAAACCACCCAGTCCTCGAAGAGAGTGCAATTCGACAACAACCCCTAAGAAAAGGCCCCGTGCCAATTCGCCCACGATGGTTCGACAAAAGAGTTTTAGAAAAGAACCAGACCAACAACTCATCAAGGGAGGAACCATTGGTAATAATGCTTCAAATATTACCTCTACATATCATCATTCTCCTAGTACTAGAACAACCCTAAAATCACCATCTCCAAGTCGAAGATTTGCTTCGAATTCGAACGGTGAGAACTCGTTTAGAAAATCAATTGCTTCAAAAGGAAATAATGGGAGTGTGCTATCAAGATCATCTTCTCTAAGAAGAGAGAACAATCTCACTCCAAAACGTGAAGGAAAAATGAGAAATGCTATTCCAGTTTCTCCAAAGATTGATGAAATGGAAATTGGAGAAGTGAAGTCAAGTGGTCAAGATTTGGACTCTTTGCTCATGGAGGACATTAATAATCCTCTTATTGCATTGGATTGTTTCATTTTTCTCTAG